A single Amia ocellicauda isolate fAmiCal2 chromosome 9, fAmiCal2.hap1, whole genome shotgun sequence DNA region contains:
- the dync2i2 gene encoding cytoplasmic dynein 2 intermediate chain 2 — protein sequence MFTDESVELAGVDSVWRRSRQTEQDSKSCQTKPLKTTQAGVQTSQKSEMGTQTESQTCPLQGCGAESGSDAPGLAAFLQRVEDVMVAEIRKTARSYAFIGYHVNWEDETQTVSRSHRLFYREAVDRGLHVTAVSWSCTGSVIACAYGRVDDGDWSTETSFVCTWNLDRREFNPQRPDLVIEVSTPVMCLSFHPTQPSLIAGGLYSGEVMVWDSSRSQDSVFAQTGMSAETHREPVYQVRWVAGEHRGELAVLSAGTGGRVLLWQVKAEGQLVLSAGYALLTQQIPRSSAMSKTRGNSAVGVTSLALSPWDSDVFLVGSEGGLVLKCSFSQQKMAAVASDSASVVLRAPVQFSFSPHCGPIHALHCSPFHRNLFLSAGTDGMAHLHSMLQAPPVRSLRVCDSYVFSACWSPTRPLLIAAATGQGLVLLFDLGQGSLRPAATIAQNPEGQPVYCLEFNPTQTHLLAAGSADGTVNIWKLSSELTEQRPREAAHLEQLASEAAE from the exons ATGTTTACGGACGAGAGTGTGGAGCTGGCGGGGGTTGACTCTGTGTGGAGGAGGTCGCGTCAGACGGAGCAGGACTCG AAAAGCTGTCAGACAAAACCACTGAAGACCACGCAGGCAGGCGTGCAGACCAGTCAAAAGTCAGAGATGGGCACCCAGACCGAGTCGCAGACGTGCCCGTTGCAGGGCTGTGGTGCGGAGTCTGGGAGCGATGCCCCGGGCCTGGCCGCGTTCCTGCAGCGGGTGGAGGATGTGATGGTCGCGGAGATCAGGAAGACGGCCAGGAGCTACGCGTTCATTGGCTACCATGTGAACTGGGAGGACGAAACCCAGACG GTGTCCCGCTCTCATCGCCTGTTTTACCGGGAGGCCGTGGACAGGGGGCTGCACGTCACCGCTGTGTCCTGGAGCTGCACAGGCTCAGTCATCGCATGTGCATATGGCCG TGTGGACGATGGTGACTGGAGCACAGAAACATCCTTCGTGTGTACCTGGAATCTGGACAGGAGAGAGTTTAATCCACAGCGTCCAGACCTGGTTATAGAGGTGTCTACTCCTGTGATGTGTCTGTCTTTCCACCCCACTCAGCCATCCCTCATTGCAG gggGTCTGTACAGCGGGGAGGTGATGGTGTGGGACAGCAGTCGCTCCCAGGACTCTGTGTTTGCCCAGACAGGCATGTCAGCAGAGACTCACCGGGAGCCTGTGTACCAG gTCCGCTGGGTGGCTGGGGAGCACAGAGGGGAGCTGGCTGTGTTGAGTGCCGGCACTGGGGGCCGAGTGCTGCTGTGGCAGGTGAAGGCAGAGGGGCAGCTGGTGCTCAGCGCGGGGTACGCCTTACTCACACAGCAGATTCCTCGCAGCTCCGCAATGAGCAAG ACCAGAGGGAACAGTGCGGTGGGGGTGACGTCTCTGGCTCTCTCTCCCTGGGACTCGGATGTTTTCCTGGTGGGCTCAGAGGGGGGGCTGGTGCTCAAGTGCTCCTTCTCCCAGCAGAAGATGGCGGCCGTGGCCTCGGACAGTGCGAGTGTTGTCCTGAGAGCCCCAGTACAGTTCTCCTTCTCGCCTCACTGTGGCCCCATCCATGCCCTGCACTGCTCCCCTTTCCACAG GAACCTGTTTCTGAGTGCAGGGACAGATGGCATGGCCCACCTTCACAGCATGCTGCAGGCCCCCCCTGTGCGGTCTCTGCGTGTGTGCGACTCGTATGTGTTCAGCGCGTGCTGGTCTCCCACCCGGCCCCTGCTGATCGCAGCCGCCACGGGACAAG GGCTGGTGCTGCTGTTCGATCTGGGCCAGGGCTCCCTCAGGCCCGCCGCTACCATCGCCCAGAACCCCGAGGGGCAGCCGGTCTACTGCCTGGAGTTCaaccccacacagacacacctgctGGCAGCTGGAAGCGCCGATGGCACCGTCAACATCTGGAAACTGAGCAGTGAGCTCACGGAGCAGAGACCCAGAGAGGCTGCACACCTGGAACAGCTGGCGAGCGAAGCGGCTGAGTAA
- the LOC136758453 gene encoding protein cereblon, with product MQVVLAVCLCLCWLCVSCRGCPGSPPVEGDLLLCRSCGHEVAFSSDLRFIASRLALAQRNHTGIGDRRVPVQLFENPQGFRFQVVTLKKAAVQKHWPADRHFSWFPGFSWTIATCPRCRAHLGWGFQPSEWPARVPERRFEEAADTFVALIVERLLLEDYAATLLLTPKAFKS from the exons ATGCAGGTAGTGCTGGCAGTTTGTCTTTGCctttgctggctgtgtgtgtcctGCCGTGGCTGCCCCGGGTCGCCTCCGGTGGAAGGGGACCTGTTACTGTGCAGGTCCTGCGGACACGAAGTGGCGTTCAGCTCCGACCTGCGCTTCATCGCGAGTCGGCTGGCTTTGGCGCAGCGGAACCACACGGGTATCGGAGACAGGAGGGTCCCCGTCCAGCTGTTTGAAAACCCACAAGGGTTTCGGTTCCAGGTTGTCACCTTGAAGAAAGCTGCGGTGCAGAAGCACTGGCCTGCGGACAGACATTTCTCATGGTTCCCGGGATTCTCCTGGACCATAGCAACTTGCCCGAGATGCCGCGCACACTTGG GTTGGGGCTTTCAGCCCAGTGAGTGGCCGGCCCGGGTGCCGGAGAGGCGCTTCGAGGAGGCGGCGGACACGTTCGTGGCGCTGATCGTGGAGCGGCTGCTGCTGGAGGACTACGCCGCCACGCTGCTCCTGACCCCCAAAGCATTCAAGAGCTAG
- the setb gene encoding SET nuclear proto-oncogene b → MSASAAKVSKKELNSNHDGADETSEKEQQEAIEHIDEVQNEIDRLNEQASEEILKVEQKYNKLRQPFFQKRSELIAKIPNFWVTTFVNHPQVSALLGEEDEEALHYLTRVEVTEFEDIKSGYRIDFYFDENPYFENKILSKEFHLNESGDPSSKSTEIKWKAGKDLTKRSSQTQNKAGRKRQHEEPESFFTWFTDHSDAGADELGEVIKDDIWPNPLQYYLVPDMDDEEGEGEDDDDDDEEEEGLEDIDEEGDEEEGEEDEEDDDGEEGEDDDGEDD, encoded by the exons ATGTCGGCCTCGGCGGCGAAAGTGAGTAAAAAGGAGCTGAACTCGAACCATGACGGAGCGGACGAGACCTCCG AAAAAGAGCAACAGGAAGCAATTGAACATATTGATGAAGTACAGAATGAAATTGACAG ATTGAATGAACAGGCCAGTGAGGAAATTTTAAAAGTAGAACAGAAGTACAACAAACTACGCCAGCCATTCTTCCAGAAGAGATCGGAACTGATCGCCAAAATCCCCAACTTCTGGGTCACAACGTTCGTCAACCATCCACAAG TTTCTGCTCTACTTGGAGAGGAAGATGAAGAAGCACTTCATTACCTGACCAGAGTTGAAGTGACAGAATTTGAAGACATCAAGTCAGGATACAGAATAGATTTT TACTTTGATGAAAACCcctattttgaaaacaaaatccttTCCAAAGAGTTTCACCTGAATGAAAGTGGAGATCCATCCTCAAAGTCAACAGAAATCAAATGGAAAGCAGGAAAG GACCTGACCAAGCGCTCCAGCCAGACGCAGAACAAAGCTGGCAGGAAGAGGCAACACGAAGAGCCAGAGAGTTTCTTCACCTGGTTCACAGACCACTCTGACGCAGGAGCCGATGAGCTGGGAGAGGTCATCAAGGACGACATCTGGCCAAATCCTTTACAGTACTACTTG GTCCCAGATATGGACGACGAGGAGGGAGAGGGtgaagatgatgatgacgatgacgAAGAGGAGGAAGGCCTAGAGGACATTGATGAGGAAGGAGATGAggaagaaggagaggaagatgAAGAGGATGATGATGGGGAAGAAGGGGAG GATGATGATGGTGAAGACGATTAA